The genome window AAAATCAACTTCAGGGCCGGCTTAAAATCGAGCGTACAGGCGGCACTAAGTTTAAAATTGTTTTTAAGGAAAGCACGTACAAACAACGTCAATAGAAGAGGACAAATCCGGTATATGATTATAACTGTGACCTTAAACCCTGCTGTAGATAAAATACTAAAAATATCGAACTTTCAAACCGGCTCAATTAACCGTGCCGATGTGCTGAAAAAGTATGCAGGCGGTAAGGGCATAAATGTGGCAAGGGCGTTAAAAGCTCTTGGTAAGGAGTCACTGTCTCTGACAGTTGTTGGCGGTGGAACAGGAAAACAGATACTCGACATGGCCTCCGAGGAGGGTTTAAACCTCAGATACACAGAGATAACAGAAAACTCCCGCATGTGTATGTCCATTATAAGTGAGACATCTGAGACTGTCATCAACGAAGCAGGCCCTACTGTTACAGAGTCTGAAATTGCCGCGTTTAAGGTTTTATTTAACGAAACAGTCTCCGCCGGAGATATGGTTATTATCAGTGGTTCGGCAGCCTGTGGTTTTGGCGGGGATATTTTCTATGATTTAATACTAATGGCCGGTAAGCGGCAGGCCGGCGTGCTTTTAGATACAAGCGGTGAGTCTCTAAAAAGGGCCCTAAGTGCCTCTCCGCACGTAGTGAAAATTAACAGGGATGAGCTCATGGCAATTTCTGATAAAGCCCCTCCGTCTGAGGATATGATACTTACAGGGCTTGTAAAAATCAATGAAGCCGGAGGAGTTTTTTTAAGCATAGCCACAGAAGGTGACAGGGCGGTGTATGCAGTTTCAGAGGGTAAACACTACACGGTTATGCCGCCTGAGGTTAAAGCGTTAAACGCCCTTGGATGCGGCGACAGCTTTACCGCCGGCCTGGCTCTTTCCTTAAGTGAAGGCAAAAGCATAGAGGAATCTTTAATTTCAGGCGTTTGCGCAGGGACTGCAAGCTCACAGCAACTCGGAGCCGGTTTTCTGGATATCGAAACGGAAAAAAATCTAAGAACAAAGATGACAAAGAAACGGAAAGGAAATTAATACAAGGCTGCAGTCAGAAAAGTAAACGCAGGCGGCTGGGAGAAAGCGACACCTCCCCCCTGTATGTTTCAATAGCTTGTTACGATGCCAACAAAGTTAATGAATGCTGCTTGGTATGAAACGATTGAAGACAGCTTGGTATTAGGGGAAGACAGCGCCTTCCCCTAAACTCTTCTCTCTCTTACCCGACAGCTACTTTTTTAACTTCTTTGAGCCAGAATAATCTGGAGCCGTTTACGACATGTGCGTTTACCATTTCATAGATTTCAAGCGAAACTGCGTCTAAATCAGTGCGTTTTTCAAATGGTGACGCCTTCGGTTTTATTGTTTCTTTTGCCAGCGATTCAACATCGGAGGCTTTTACTGAAATATCTATTCCGGCAGCCTTGCCAACCTCTGCAAAAATATCGGCTACCGATTTTGCCTGACCAAGGGGCTCAACGGCTTTTGCAAGTTTTTTGAGCCTTCCCTGATAATCTACAATTGTACCGCCGGTCTCAAGAAATGAAGCCATCGGAAGTACCAAATCCGCCTCTTTCACTATATCTGTCATATTTGTTACGGCTGCCGCCCAGAAACCGGCTTTTGGCTTTTCAGGTAATGGGCCGTTGCCTACTGTCAACAATGCTGTGGCCTTGCCGCCTATCATATCTTTACACTTTGCACCTTTACCGGAAAGCCCCATCAGCGTTACGCCCTTAGAATTTGCCTCATAGGGGACGGACACCGCAGTGCCTTTGAAGAGAGAAAGGTTAGCTGCAGCCTGATACAGTTGCGGAGTAGTTATAACAACCGGTAATTGCGCATTTTTGAATAATTCAGCCGCTTTAGTCATATCCTCAGTTACAGCGGCCCCGGATACGTCTAAGCCGGCAGGCAGCGTAAGTCCGGCATCTGCAATTGCCTTTGCCAGTGACTTTAACAGAGAGGCCTCATCACCACTTAATGACACATCGGCAATACCGGCAATTTTTGCATCATCAGAGCTAATCACAATAAGTTTTGTTTTTCTGTCTGCCTTTGTTCTGATAAGAGCATCAATTGATGGAAGAAAGCGTGTCCATTGATCAGGATTAAGCCCTGCAACTACCATTAAATCAGCGCCTTCTACATCTACTGCATCCCCGATGAGAGACACTTTATCGCTATATGAAGACACTGAGGCGGCTAAGTGCTCTACAGAGGTCTTCTCGTAATAACCCTTCAAAGCCAGGGCATCCTCGTTGGTTATAGTGGAAACCGTTAAAATTCCGGCGCCGGCGCCTTTTATCTTTTCAGAGACTATCTTTGCGGCATCCGCCCATGTGGTCTCCTCAAGTTTTCCGTTTACTCTCTTAAGAGGATTTAAAACTCTGGTTTCAGCATTTAGTGAATCAAAACCGTACCTGCCCATAGCACAAATAAAGTGCTCAGCCAGTGCATCATCTCCACCTGCACATACCTTTGCTACATCCCCCTTATAAGTGCTGACGGTTATGTCGCAAGCCCCTGTGCAATAAAGACAAACCGATGCGGTCCTCTCGTACTGCCACTCACGCCCCTTACGCCATCTGTCAGCCTCAACTATGGCATTAACCGGACAGACATCAAGACATGAGCCGCAGAAGGTGCAATCCGACTCATGCAGCGGTTTATCGGCTGCCGTCGTTACTTTTGAACCAACACCTCTGCCGTAAAATTCCAACACCGAGGTTCCCTGCTCCTTACACACCCTTACGCATCTGCCGCAAAGAATACAGTAGTCAGGGTCCCTTTTAATAAATGGATTTTTATCGTCTATCGGGAATCCAAACTTTTTACGCGTAAACGAGGAATCCTTTATCTCAAAATCATAAGCATAATTTTGCAGTTCACACACACCGGCCTTTGTACAAGTCATACAATCAAGGGGGTGCATGGAAAGAATAAGATCAACAACAAACTTGCGCGCCTCCTTAACTTTCTCACTGTCTGTCACCACATCCATGCCGTCTTTGGTTTTCATAATGCAGGCGGTCATAGAGCGGCCGTTAACCTCGACAAGACACATGCGGCAGGCCCCGATTCCCTTCATTCCCTTCAGATAGCAGAAATTGGGAATGTGCACTCCCACACTCTCTGCGGCATCTATGAGATTCACTCCCTCAGGTACCTTATGCTCGGTGCCGTTTATTTTTATTGTTATCAGATTAGCCATTAAAAAATCCCTCCATCTTTTTTATTTCAAGCCTTAACCGCTAAGGTGTCTTTAATATTGACGATTTCTATCGCCCCGTATTTACATACCTCTGCACACTTCCCACAGCGGCTGCACCTGAGATCAACCACCTCGTATGCATAGTAGCCGGAAAGATATGGTTTTCTCTTTTCCCCTAATATGGCAAAGTCCTTACAAACAACCCTGCACTCGTCACAGGCAACACATTTATCCGGTATCACCCTGTAGGCTATTAACTTTACACATTC of Nitrospirae bacterium YQR-1 contains these proteins:
- a CDS encoding 1-phosphofructokinase family hexose kinase, which codes for MIITVTLNPAVDKILKISNFQTGSINRADVLKKYAGGKGINVARALKALGKESLSLTVVGGGTGKQILDMASEEGLNLRYTEITENSRMCMSIISETSETVINEAGPTVTESEIAAFKVLFNETVSAGDMVIISGSAACGFGGDIFYDLILMAGKRQAGVLLDTSGESLKRALSASPHVVKINRDELMAISDKAPPSEDMILTGLVKINEAGGVFLSIATEGDRAVYAVSEGKHYTVMPPEVKALNALGCGDSFTAGLALSLSEGKSIEESLISGVCAGTASSQQLGAGFLDIETEKNLRTKMTKKRKGN
- a CDS encoding 2Fe-2S iron-sulfur cluster-binding protein, whose product is MANLITIKINGTEHKVPEGVNLIDAAESVGVHIPNFCYLKGMKGIGACRMCLVEVNGRSMTACIMKTKDGMDVVTDSEKVKEARKFVVDLILSMHPLDCMTCTKAGVCELQNYAYDFEIKDSSFTRKKFGFPIDDKNPFIKRDPDYCILCGRCVRVCKEQGTSVLEFYGRGVGSKVTTAADKPLHESDCTFCGSCLDVCPVNAIVEADRWRKGREWQYERTASVCLYCTGACDITVSTYKGDVAKVCAGGDDALAEHFICAMGRYGFDSLNAETRVLNPLKRVNGKLEETTWADAAKIVSEKIKGAGAGILTVSTITNEDALALKGYYEKTSVEHLAASVSSYSDKVSLIGDAVDVEGADLMVVAGLNPDQWTRFLPSIDALIRTKADRKTKLIVISSDDAKIAGIADVSLSGDEASLLKSLAKAIADAGLTLPAGLDVSGAAVTEDMTKAAELFKNAQLPVVITTPQLYQAAANLSLFKGTAVSVPYEANSKGVTLMGLSGKGAKCKDMIGGKATALLTVGNGPLPEKPKAGFWAAAVTNMTDIVKEADLVLPMASFLETGGTIVDYQGRLKKLAKAVEPLGQAKSVADIFAEVGKAAGIDISVKASDVESLAKETIKPKASPFEKRTDLDAVSLEIYEMVNAHVVNGSRLFWLKEVKKVAVG